In Meiothermus ruber DSM 1279, the following proteins share a genomic window:
- a CDS encoding carbohydrate kinase family protein encodes MTTLKPLVALGDLTWDVLAKPNTLLLPGGDTTGRVLLMGGGSAANVAVWAARVGYPAGFIGEVGRDRFGEFAVQELAEEGVEPHIIWNSNTPTSVILVLIDAAGQRSMLTSQGADFELRPEEVPVEVIRQAGHLHVTAWSLFTDPPRQAALKAVHAAREAGVTVSFDPASFQMIREIGREEFRRMTRDLSLDFVFPNLDEGQALTGAQDPKDILEVLQKLYPEAMILLKLAADGALILDRGQLIELPATRDQPVDATGAGDSFGGAFLGHYLRSKDALAAGQLAVQVAGWVIGRFGARPPMDAEIKRRLQQFGFVHR; translated from the coding sequence ATGACTACCCTCAAACCCCTCGTTGCCCTGGGCGACCTCACCTGGGATGTGCTGGCCAAACCCAATACCCTGCTCCTGCCCGGCGGCGATACCACCGGACGGGTTTTGCTGATGGGCGGCGGTAGTGCGGCCAACGTGGCGGTGTGGGCGGCCCGGGTGGGCTACCCAGCGGGATTTATCGGGGAGGTTGGGCGCGACCGCTTCGGCGAGTTTGCGGTACAGGAGCTGGCCGAAGAGGGTGTAGAGCCCCACATCATCTGGAACAGCAACACTCCTACCAGCGTGATTTTGGTGCTGATTGACGCCGCCGGACAGCGCTCCATGCTCACCTCCCAGGGGGCCGACTTCGAACTACGCCCGGAGGAAGTACCGGTAGAGGTGATTCGGCAAGCCGGACACCTGCATGTGACGGCCTGGTCGCTCTTTACCGACCCGCCGCGCCAGGCCGCCCTCAAGGCCGTGCACGCCGCACGCGAGGCCGGTGTGACGGTCTCCTTCGACCCAGCCTCGTTCCAGATGATCCGGGAAATTGGGCGCGAGGAGTTCCGCCGCATGACCCGTGATCTCTCCTTGGATTTTGTCTTTCCCAACCTGGACGAAGGCCAGGCCCTTACCGGGGCCCAAGACCCCAAGGACATCCTCGAGGTGCTGCAAAAGCTCTACCCCGAGGCCATGATTCTGCTCAAGCTGGCCGCCGATGGAGCCCTGATTCTCGATCGGGGCCAGCTCATCGAACTTCCGGCCACCCGCGACCAGCCAGTAGACGCCACCGGGGCCGGGGATTCGTTTGGGGGGGCCTTCCTGGGGCATTACCTGCGTTCTAAAGATGCCCTGGCGGCCGGGCAGCTCGCGGTGCAGGTAGCGGGCTGGGTGATTGGGCGGTTTGGGGCCCGCCCACCCATGGACGCTGAAATCAAGCGACGCCTCCAGCAGTTTGGTTTTGTCCACAGGTAA
- a CDS encoding menaquinone biosynthesis decarboxylase, whose product MYKNLQAFIHELERRQELVRVKEPVSCELEITEIADRMVKSGGPALLFENVEGRDFPVFIGGFGTAERTARAMGVKSLDDLAVRVANLMNLNPGKGGLKAALAMLPKLRELKGFFPKKVRGGPVQEVVWKGDQVDLFRIPILKCWPLDGGPYITLPLVISKDPETDELNLGMYRMQVLDRRSTAMHWQLHKVGRRHYDKAKKLGKRLEVAVALGGDPILTYAATAPVPPIPGVNEFNLAGFLRGQPVELTRGVTVDLPVPAEAEFVLEGYIDPAEDLVVEGPFGDHTGFYTLEDLYPRFHLTAITHRKNAVYPATIVGRPPMEDAYLIEASERLFLPAAQLILPEIHDYHMPPAGVAHNWVNVSIEKRYPGQAYKVANGLFGLGQMMFAKVIVVLDAGAPLKGPEALQKALEHAVPGRDTLISRGPIDVLDHSSRAMGYGGKLIVDGTAKLEEEGGALPFTLRAHPSLPGIPGVRQKQLPGIWMVTFEKTRPHQAKELAERLLIAPQSAGIRLMLLTDADTHLEFDEVMWAVLNNIDPERDAWVLPGVEGPVLVLDGTRKLAEEGFTRRWPPKIVMAPEIVRRVDERWNRLGLPPLPPRDTPVGQS is encoded by the coding sequence ATGTATAAGAACCTCCAGGCCTTCATTCACGAACTCGAGCGCCGCCAGGAGCTCGTTCGCGTCAAGGAACCGGTCTCCTGCGAACTGGAAATCACCGAGATTGCCGACCGAATGGTCAAGTCGGGCGGCCCGGCCCTGCTGTTTGAGAATGTAGAGGGGCGCGACTTCCCGGTTTTCATCGGGGGTTTTGGCACCGCCGAGCGCACCGCGCGGGCCATGGGCGTGAAAAGCCTGGACGACCTGGCGGTGCGGGTGGCCAACCTGATGAACCTCAACCCCGGCAAGGGCGGCCTCAAGGCGGCCCTCGCTATGCTGCCCAAGCTGCGGGAACTCAAGGGCTTCTTCCCCAAAAAAGTGCGCGGCGGGCCGGTGCAGGAGGTGGTCTGGAAAGGCGACCAGGTAGACCTCTTCCGAATTCCCATCCTCAAGTGCTGGCCCCTGGACGGCGGCCCCTACATCACCCTGCCGCTGGTGATCTCCAAAGACCCGGAAACGGACGAGCTTAACCTGGGCATGTACCGGATGCAGGTGCTGGACAGGCGAAGCACCGCCATGCACTGGCAATTGCACAAGGTGGGTCGGCGGCACTACGACAAAGCCAAAAAACTGGGGAAGCGGCTGGAAGTGGCGGTGGCCCTGGGCGGCGACCCCATCCTGACCTACGCTGCCACCGCCCCTGTGCCCCCCATTCCGGGCGTCAACGAGTTCAACCTGGCGGGGTTCTTGCGGGGCCAGCCGGTCGAGCTGACCCGCGGTGTCACGGTAGACCTGCCGGTGCCCGCCGAGGCCGAGTTCGTGCTCGAGGGCTACATCGACCCCGCCGAAGACCTGGTAGTGGAGGGGCCTTTCGGCGACCACACCGGCTTTTACACCCTGGAAGACCTCTACCCCCGCTTCCACCTCACCGCCATCACCCACCGCAAAAACGCCGTCTACCCGGCCACCATCGTGGGCCGCCCGCCCATGGAGGACGCCTACCTGATCGAGGCCTCCGAACGGCTCTTTCTGCCCGCGGCCCAGCTCATCCTGCCGGAGATCCACGACTACCACATGCCGCCCGCCGGGGTGGCCCACAACTGGGTGAACGTGAGCATCGAGAAGCGCTACCCCGGCCAGGCCTACAAGGTGGCCAACGGCCTGTTTGGGCTGGGCCAGATGATGTTTGCCAAGGTGATCGTGGTGCTGGATGCGGGCGCTCCTTTGAAGGGGCCCGAGGCCCTGCAAAAAGCCCTCGAGCACGCCGTGCCGGGGCGCGACACCCTCATCTCGCGCGGCCCCATTGACGTGCTCGACCATTCCTCCCGCGCCATGGGCTACGGGGGCAAGCTGATTGTGGACGGTACGGCCAAGCTCGAGGAGGAAGGCGGCGCCCTGCCCTTTACCCTCCGGGCCCACCCCAGCCTGCCGGGTATTCCGGGGGTGCGGCAGAAGCAACTGCCGGGCATCTGGATGGTCACCTTCGAGAAAACCCGCCCCCACCAGGCCAAAGAGCTTGCCGAGCGCCTGCTGATAGCCCCCCAGAGTGCGGGCATTCGGCTGATGCTCCTGACCGATGCCGACACCCACCTCGAGTTCGACGAGGTGATGTGGGCAGTGCTCAACAACATTGACCCCGAGCGCGACGCCTGGGTGTTGCCGGGGGTGGAGGGCCCGGTGCTGGTGCTGGACGGCACCCGCAAGCTGGCCGAGGAGGGCTTTACCCGCCGCTGGCCGCCCAAAATCGTGATGGCGCCCGAGATCGTGCGCCGGGTAGACGAGCGCTGGAACCGCCTGGGGCTGCCCCCGTTGCCGCCCAGGGATACCCCGGTCGGCCAGTCCTGA
- a CDS encoding PASTA domain-containing protein — translation MSLLDDKFTILSEEPSQGFLHTYQVQTLEGLKGHLYWFEVHSPEARTAFHRYKNAIRRLENQGFLPQGVLVSANPGRYYVFWPEQPKAAPKPRRLKPILELLEPFGYQESDLEATEVSGRPLVGRLYPQLAPASTSSSRSEQNPQTPPLPIDPSTVRPQEPSPRIEMPHKPTPHAHPETKARAPQRLHLGSWPGWLPGLLMLALGSLALWQAANRYLNPPEYVLPDLVGKTPRQALEAVHAYGLKVEFAEGSDVSLPKDQILEQTPDPGTRVKPGRRLELVVNKPRLGSVPTVSGRSLEDARQALEAAGYRVATITRIASGDTADTVLASIPSEGQPLRPGEGVRLLVSTGTRPPVRETLLPDLTGLTEEEARYILTVAELQAQVVQVASGAPDGLVVGQEPGPGVVLPREAVVRVLVAAQPVATLPKAAPFAPPRLEPPPPPEPTPTPTPEPSSPGVSPPTSNTTPTGPQERRVNVSYTLPEDIPNAIVIITVQDEVLVNTVFEGPVQQPWSFNQEIVVRGSAVLRVVVNGQQVLESPL, via the coding sequence GTGTCGTTGCTGGACGATAAGTTCACCATTCTTAGCGAGGAGCCTTCGCAGGGCTTTTTGCATACCTATCAGGTTCAGACCCTCGAGGGCCTGAAAGGGCATCTGTATTGGTTCGAAGTGCATAGCCCCGAGGCCCGCACCGCCTTCCACCGCTACAAAAACGCAATTCGCCGGCTAGAAAACCAGGGCTTTTTACCGCAAGGGGTGCTGGTCTCGGCCAATCCGGGGCGCTACTATGTCTTCTGGCCCGAGCAGCCCAAAGCCGCGCCCAAACCCCGGCGGCTCAAGCCCATTCTGGAGCTTCTTGAGCCTTTTGGTTACCAAGAGAGCGACCTCGAGGCCACCGAAGTGAGCGGGCGGCCCCTGGTAGGGAGGCTATACCCGCAGCTTGCCCCAGCCTCTACCAGCTCAAGCCGCAGCGAGCAAAACCCCCAAACGCCGCCTCTTCCCATCGACCCCTCCACCGTGCGGCCTCAAGAACCCTCACCCAGGATCGAGATGCCTCACAAACCCACCCCCCACGCCCACCCCGAAACCAAGGCCCGCGCCCCGCAGCGCCTCCATCTTGGAAGCTGGCCCGGCTGGCTTCCGGGCCTGCTGATGCTGGCCCTGGGCAGTCTGGCCCTTTGGCAGGCCGCCAACCGCTACCTGAACCCGCCGGAGTATGTGCTGCCCGACCTGGTGGGCAAAACCCCCCGGCAGGCCCTGGAGGCCGTGCACGCGTACGGGCTGAAGGTGGAGTTTGCCGAGGGCAGCGATGTTTCGTTGCCCAAGGATCAGATTCTGGAGCAAACCCCCGACCCCGGCACCCGTGTCAAGCCGGGGCGCAGGCTGGAGCTGGTGGTCAACAAACCCCGCCTTGGCAGCGTACCCACCGTAAGTGGGCGTTCCCTCGAGGATGCCCGACAGGCCCTCGAGGCCGCCGGTTACCGCGTTGCCACCATTACCCGCATCGCTTCGGGTGACACCGCCGATACCGTTCTAGCCAGCATCCCCAGCGAGGGCCAGCCCCTGCGCCCCGGCGAGGGGGTGCGGCTTTTGGTCTCCACCGGAACCCGCCCACCGGTGCGCGAGACCCTGCTGCCCGACCTCACCGGGCTAACCGAAGAGGAGGCCCGCTACATCCTGACGGTGGCCGAACTCCAGGCCCAGGTGGTGCAGGTGGCCTCGGGCGCGCCCGACGGGCTGGTGGTGGGGCAGGAGCCCGGCCCCGGCGTGGTGCTGCCCCGCGAGGCAGTGGTGCGCGTCCTGGTCGCTGCCCAGCCGGTGGCCACCCTTCCCAAAGCCGCCCCCTTCGCCCCCCCACGCCTGGAGCCACCCCCACCCCCCGAGCCAACACCCACCCCCACCCCCGAACCCTCCAGTCCTGGGGTAAGCCCACCCACCTCAAACACCACCCCCACCGGGCCGCAAGAGCGAAGGGTCAACGTCAGCTACACCCTGCCAGAAGACATCCCCAACGCGATAGTGATCATCACCGTACAGGACGAGGTACTGGTCAACACGGTGTTTGAGGGGCCGGTGCAGCAGCCCTGGAGCTTTAACCAGGAGATTGTGGTGCGCGGCAGCGCGGTGCTGCGGGTGGTGGTCAACGGGCAGCAGGTGCTGGAAAGCCCGTTATGA
- a CDS encoding AlbA family DNA-binding domain-containing protein produces the protein MFNLTDAEKLFKKLLEYRNSESDFVRFCKDTLGGVERTHFDFKEKQDARDGKLGDRDKKNLAKAVSGFANSGGGVLIWGFRDGTLEEKPINEIQEFVNSLLDLAPNTTDPFVHGIDGAWISNDGNTGYALVYIPESTLPPHRVVLKGDIQQHYYVRTGSSFVIATHTMLEDMFGRRPKPQIEVIADLLPVTGVGTLFVINILISIINKGRGVAKGPYLALHIPEPYKKSKYGIDGNGGRGLQPLPSPRNDFVCRYGSQNSILIHSGIKWPVDTIEGEFQNTTDFAILGDVEIPYTLAAEGVRPLEGVLRISSVEIARTVEEYRGK, from the coding sequence GTGTTCAACTTGACTGACGCAGAAAAGCTTTTTAAGAAACTATTGGAGTACCGAAACTCTGAAAGCGATTTTGTGCGCTTCTGTAAAGATACCCTAGGCGGGGTTGAACGAACGCATTTTGACTTCAAGGAAAAGCAAGACGCGCGAGACGGAAAACTCGGAGACCGTGATAAGAAAAATCTTGCCAAGGCTGTCTCTGGTTTTGCTAATTCTGGTGGCGGAGTATTGATCTGGGGTTTCAGGGATGGGACTCTGGAAGAAAAACCCATCAACGAGATTCAAGAGTTCGTCAATAGTCTTTTGGACTTGGCTCCAAATACTACGGATCCATTTGTTCATGGTATTGACGGAGCCTGGATTTCCAACGACGGTAATACTGGTTATGCCTTGGTATACATTCCAGAGAGTACTTTACCACCACATAGAGTAGTGCTAAAGGGGGATATTCAGCAGCACTATTATGTTCGGACGGGAAGCTCTTTCGTGATTGCAACCCACACCATGCTCGAGGACATGTTTGGGCGGAGGCCCAAACCACAGATTGAAGTAATTGCGGATTTACTTCCAGTTACTGGAGTTGGAACATTATTTGTTATCAATATACTTATCAGTATCATCAACAAGGGACGAGGCGTGGCCAAAGGTCCTTACTTGGCTTTACATATACCGGAACCATACAAGAAAAGCAAATATGGAATAGACGGAAACGGTGGAAGGGGATTGCAACCACTTCCAAGCCCAAGAAACGATTTTGTATGCAGGTACGGCTCCCAAAATAGTATCTTGATCCACTCAGGTATAAAATGGCCTGTAGATACAATCGAAGGAGAATTCCAGAACACAACAGACTTTGCTATCCTGGGCGATGTGGAGATCCCATACACGCTGGCTGCTGAAGGGGTGAGGCCGCTCGAGGGTGTACTACGTATATCATCGGTGGAGATTGCACGCACCGTAGAAGAATACAGGGGTAAATAA
- a CDS encoding replication-associated recombination protein A: MAPLAERLRPTTLDDVVGQEHLTGPGKPLRRMLETQRLSSFILWGPPGSGKTTLARLMAQGVGRAMVALSAVNAGLKDIKEVVAQAQEQGGLVLFLDEIHRFNKAQQDALLPHVESGLLTLIGATTENPSFEVNPALRSRARVYVLEPLGQEAIQRLLERALHHPQGLPAQAEPEALHLIAQAAMGDARRALSALELAASLGEGQVSVAAAREALGRGTLGFDKGGEHFYDLISALHKSVRGNHVDAALYYLARMLEGGADPLYLARRLARMAVEDVGLADPNALRLAMAAKEAYDFLGSPEGELALAELVVYLALAPKSNSVYVAWHKAQEAAREHPTAPIPLHLRNAPTTLMQQMGYGRGYAYYHDDPEGSFAQRYLPEALEGLELYQATGEGWEERVRERLKTLRARFALGGKTSR; this comes from the coding sequence ATAGCGCCCCTCGCCGAACGGCTACGCCCCACAACCCTAGACGACGTGGTGGGCCAGGAACACCTCACCGGGCCGGGGAAACCCCTGCGACGGATGCTGGAGACCCAAAGGCTTTCCTCCTTCATTTTGTGGGGGCCGCCCGGCAGCGGCAAGACCACCCTGGCCCGCTTGATGGCCCAGGGTGTGGGGCGGGCGATGGTGGCGCTTTCAGCGGTCAACGCCGGCCTCAAGGACATCAAGGAGGTTGTGGCCCAGGCCCAGGAACAGGGCGGCCTGGTGCTCTTCCTCGACGAGATCCACCGCTTCAACAAGGCCCAGCAAGACGCGCTCCTGCCCCACGTGGAGTCGGGCCTCCTGACCCTGATTGGGGCCACCACCGAGAACCCCTCCTTCGAGGTGAATCCGGCCCTGCGCTCCCGCGCCCGGGTCTACGTGCTCGAGCCGCTGGGCCAGGAGGCCATCCAGAGGCTCCTGGAGCGAGCGCTTCACCACCCCCAGGGCCTGCCAGCCCAGGCCGAGCCGGAAGCCCTGCACCTGATCGCCCAGGCTGCCATGGGCGACGCCCGGCGGGCCCTGTCGGCGCTGGAGCTCGCGGCCAGCCTGGGCGAGGGGCAGGTCAGCGTGGCAGCGGCCCGCGAAGCCCTGGGCCGTGGCACCCTGGGCTTCGACAAAGGGGGCGAGCACTTCTACGACCTGATCTCGGCCCTGCACAAATCGGTGCGCGGTAACCATGTGGATGCAGCGCTTTACTACCTGGCCCGCATGCTCGAGGGCGGCGCCGACCCCCTCTACCTGGCCCGCCGGCTGGCCCGCATGGCTGTGGAGGACGTGGGCCTGGCCGACCCCAACGCCCTGCGCCTGGCTATGGCCGCCAAGGAGGCCTACGATTTTTTAGGGAGCCCCGAGGGCGAGCTGGCCCTGGCCGAGCTGGTGGTCTACCTGGCCCTGGCCCCCAAGTCCAACAGCGTCTATGTGGCCTGGCACAAGGCCCAGGAGGCCGCCCGCGAACACCCTACCGCCCCCATTCCCCTGCACCTCCGCAACGCCCCCACCACGCTCATGCAACAGATGGGCTATGGCCGGGGCTACGCCTACTACCACGACGACCCCGAGGGCAGCTTCGCCCAGCGGTATCTGCCCGAAGCGTTGGAGGGCCTCGAGCTCTACCAGGCCACCGGTGAGGGCTGGGAAGAGCGGGTGCGTGAGCGGCTCAAAACCCTGCGGGCGCGGTTTGCCTTGGGGGGAAAAACGAGCCGCTAA
- a CDS encoding pyridoxal-phosphate-dependent aminotransferase family protein: protein MVLLTPGPTPIHPRVQTALGKEMRGHLDPEVLATNRRIREHLNKLFDPGPGALLAAMPGSGSLGMEAGLTNLADEGDAVLLLVSGTFGERMVEIAHAYQFNYKVLRSEPGHPIDPQAVAEELNHRPYKLVALVHGETSTGVLNPVEEIAALVQAHGALFMLDAVTTAGMMPLSMQKLGVDYAFTGSQKCLSAPPGLAPFALSQRGRECLGQVRGWYSDLSRVAVYWEQEGYFCTSPVLLHYALEEALKLALEEGLEHRQKRAESLYATVLSLLEELGFSAYAAEGARLPTVLVVRPPQGLHEAEIRKGLYARGVSVAGGIGPTAGKVLRLGLMGESARPEHYRVFFKALGEVLGKSGLERAFEERLGLVAF, encoded by the coding sequence ATGGTTCTCTTGACCCCCGGCCCCACCCCCATCCACCCCAGGGTACAGACCGCCCTCGGCAAGGAGATGCGCGGCCATCTCGACCCCGAGGTGCTGGCCACCAACCGCCGCATTCGCGAGCACCTCAACAAGCTCTTCGACCCCGGCCCCGGCGCCTTGCTGGCCGCCATGCCCGGTTCGGGAAGCCTGGGGATGGAAGCCGGCCTCACCAACCTGGCCGACGAAGGGGACGCCGTGCTACTCCTGGTGAGCGGCACTTTTGGCGAGCGCATGGTGGAGATTGCTCATGCCTATCAGTTCAACTACAAGGTGTTGCGCTCCGAGCCGGGCCATCCCATCGACCCCCAGGCTGTGGCCGAGGAGCTGAACCACCGCCCCTACAAGCTGGTGGCCCTGGTGCACGGCGAGACCAGCACCGGCGTGCTCAACCCGGTAGAAGAGATTGCCGCACTGGTGCAGGCCCACGGGGCGCTGTTCATGCTGGACGCCGTGACCACCGCCGGCATGATGCCGCTTTCGATGCAGAAGCTGGGCGTGGACTACGCCTTCACCGGCAGCCAGAAATGCCTCTCGGCCCCGCCCGGGCTGGCCCCCTTTGCCCTTTCTCAGCGGGGGCGCGAGTGCCTGGGGCAGGTGCGGGGCTGGTACTCCGACCTGTCGCGGGTGGCGGTCTACTGGGAACAGGAGGGCTACTTTTGCACCTCGCCGGTGCTGTTGCACTACGCCCTCGAGGAGGCCCTCAAGCTGGCTCTCGAGGAAGGCCTGGAGCACCGCCAGAAGCGCGCCGAAAGCTTATATGCCACGGTGCTGTCGCTCCTGGAAGAGCTGGGCTTCAGCGCCTATGCCGCCGAAGGAGCCCGCCTGCCGACGGTGCTGGTGGTGCGCCCACCCCAGGGCCTGCACGAGGCCGAGATCCGCAAGGGGCTGTATGCGCGGGGGGTCTCGGTGGCCGGGGGTATCGGCCCTACCGCTGGTAAGGTGCTGCGGCTTGGGCTGATGGGCGAAAGCGCACGGCCCGAGCACTACCGGGTGTTCTTCAAGGCCCTGGGCGAGGTGCTGGGCAAGAGCGGCCTCGAGCGGGCCTTCGAGGAACGGCTGGGCCTGGTGGCCTTCTAG
- a CDS encoding putative diguanylate cyclase, which translates to MWLSLLPWGFVLLGLLPLWWFPRQASLYPGLVFLLAALVLAAAASLYARAPLGPLVRFFWVLGLGLMGSVMAVMASRDLAQVPDDLAVMASVASLMGACGFLMGLLFLLRRETPGLPLPTQLGFRSEGGVLPQSALQALAPSLETLSAVRPVTLLLLHTHTDQVGAELVQYLRQPDMVFQLGPGQFLIVLQGSNLEGAQAVFRRIRQNLAIRAYGVLPLQGTSVQQALTQLEGELQHYYLTQH; encoded by the coding sequence ATGTGGTTATCGCTACTGCCCTGGGGCTTTGTCCTGCTGGGCCTGCTGCCGCTGTGGTGGTTTCCCCGGCAGGCGAGCCTTTATCCCGGTCTGGTGTTCTTGCTGGCTGCCCTGGTGCTGGCTGCCGCGGCCAGCCTGTACGCCCGCGCGCCGCTGGGGCCGCTGGTGCGTTTTTTCTGGGTGCTGGGTCTGGGTCTGATGGGCAGCGTGATGGCGGTGATGGCCAGCCGCGACCTGGCCCAGGTTCCCGACGATCTGGCGGTGATGGCCTCGGTGGCGAGTTTGATGGGGGCTTGCGGGTTCTTGATGGGGCTGCTTTTCTTGCTCCGGCGGGAGACCCCCGGCCTGCCGCTGCCGACCCAGCTCGGCTTCCGTTCTGAGGGGGGGGTTCTGCCCCAGTCGGCGCTGCAGGCCCTGGCCCCCAGCCTCGAGACCCTCTCCGCGGTGCGGCCCGTAACGCTTTTGCTGCTACACACCCACACCGACCAGGTGGGGGCCGAGCTTGTGCAGTACCTGCGCCAGCCTGATATGGTCTTTCAGCTTGGGCCGGGCCAATTCCTGATTGTGTTGCAGGGTAGCAACCTCGAGGGGGCCCAGGCCGTCTTCCGTCGTATCCGCCAGAACCTGGCCATCCGGGCCTACGGGGTGCTGCCCTTGCAGGGCACCAGCGTTCAACAGGCGCTCACCCAGCTTGAGGGGGAGCTGCAGCACTACTACCTGACCCAGCACTAG
- a CDS encoding YraN family protein produces the protein MNGAWAEALACQHLQAKGYVLLGQNKRTPYGEIDLWMQDGPTYVAVEVKQRRSGAFGTPLEALTPTKYRRIYQSVVYLLGRDDLPVRLEAVLVYGTPRQHRLEHLRLD, from the coding sequence ATGAATGGGGCCTGGGCCGAGGCCCTGGCCTGCCAGCACCTACAGGCCAAGGGCTATGTGTTGCTGGGGCAGAATAAGCGCACCCCCTATGGCGAGATTGACCTCTGGATGCAGGACGGCCCCACCTATGTGGCGGTCGAGGTCAAGCAACGCCGCAGCGGGGCCTTTGGCACCCCCCTCGAGGCCCTCACCCCTACCAAGTACCGGCGCATCTACCAGTCGGTGGTTTACCTGTTGGGCCGGGACGACCTACCGGTGCGCCTCGAGGCCGTCCTGGTCTACGGCACGCCCCGGCAGCACCGCCTCGAGCACCTCCGCCTGGATTAA
- a CDS encoding class I SAM-dependent methyltransferase, with the protein MTSHFSRVAFTYDRTRYHPPEVSGRIATALTAPVEKLFRDPLFLEIGAGTGRIAVPIIARGYRYIALDNNPAMLEVLRQKVAGVARKARLVEADARELPFERASLHAVIAVHFWHLIEGWRQALQESLRVLRPGGFLFEGWDQSNGESEDWRIQQKWQEILAGLGYRLVRGRHQARLEEVEKELVRYGLEPRSKTVAEWVELRSPRTSLEMLLERIYSFTWDVPEEVFRPSVLELTRWVEATYPDPDVEYPIHWQFVVRSSRVP; encoded by the coding sequence ATGACTTCTCATTTTAGCCGGGTCGCCTTTACCTACGACCGAACGCGGTATCATCCTCCCGAGGTTTCCGGTCGTATCGCAACTGCGCTCACAGCACCCGTCGAGAAGCTATTCCGCGACCCTTTATTTCTGGAGATTGGGGCGGGTACTGGCCGGATTGCGGTGCCGATTATCGCCCGTGGATACCGCTATATTGCCCTGGATAACAACCCGGCCATGCTCGAGGTGCTGCGGCAAAAGGTGGCCGGGGTGGCCCGTAAAGCCCGCCTGGTTGAGGCCGATGCCCGCGAGCTACCCTTTGAACGGGCCAGCCTCCATGCGGTGATTGCGGTGCACTTCTGGCACCTGATAGAAGGCTGGCGGCAGGCCCTGCAGGAGAGTCTGCGGGTGCTGCGCCCGGGGGGTTTTTTGTTCGAGGGCTGGGATCAGTCCAACGGGGAAAGCGAAGACTGGCGCATCCAGCAGAAGTGGCAGGAAATCCTGGCTGGCCTGGGCTATCGGCTGGTGCGGGGCCGGCACCAGGCCCGCCTGGAGGAGGTGGAAAAGGAGCTGGTTCGCTATGGCCTCGAGCCCAGATCCAAGACCGTGGCCGAGTGGGTTGAGCTGCGCAGCCCCCGTACCAGCCTGGAGATGCTGCTGGAACGCATATACTCCTTTACCTGGGATGTCCCCGAGGAGGTGTTCAGACCCTCTGTGCTCGAGCTGACCCGCTGGGTTGAGGCCACCTATCCCGACCCCGATGTGGAGTACCCGATCCACTGGCAATTTGTGGTGCGCAGCAGCCGGGTTCCCTAG
- a CDS encoding J domain-containing protein — MNDYYATLGVDRNASAEEIKKAYRKLALQYHPDKNPGNKEAEEKFKQINEAYAVLSDPEKRAHYDRYGTATPGSVGGNFGDIFDLFEQVFGFRTPGGAGRAPRGEDLEAALELELVEVLHGVQKELEYDRLVLCETCGGQGGKRQTCRSCGGRGTLEQIQRTFFGNMVTQVPCTACRGRGYTLSETCSTCKGQGRVRRRERIQINIPAGIDENQLLRVSGMGNLGPGGPGDLFVRPQIHPHPQLKREGSNLIYELRLGLAQAALGARVLIPALEGDLELSIPPGTHDGEVFELEGQGLPHPGSRSRGKLQVITQIAVPQNLSKKARELLRQYAQEVGEEVAPEGFWDKVKRVFRG, encoded by the coding sequence ATGAACGACTACTACGCAACCCTGGGGGTAGATCGAAACGCGAGCGCCGAGGAGATCAAGAAGGCCTATCGCAAGCTGGCCCTCCAGTACCATCCCGATAAAAACCCCGGTAACAAGGAGGCCGAGGAGAAGTTTAAACAGATTAACGAAGCCTACGCGGTGCTTTCCGACCCCGAAAAAAGGGCCCACTACGACCGCTATGGCACGGCCACACCAGGTAGTGTGGGGGGCAATTTTGGCGACATCTTCGACCTGTTCGAGCAGGTTTTTGGTTTCCGCACGCCGGGGGGGGCGGGCCGCGCACCGCGGGGGGAGGATCTCGAGGCCGCGCTCGAGCTGGAGCTGGTGGAGGTATTGCACGGCGTGCAGAAGGAGCTCGAGTATGACCGCCTGGTGCTCTGCGAGACCTGTGGCGGGCAGGGGGGTAAGCGCCAGACCTGCCGTTCATGCGGGGGGCGGGGCACCCTCGAGCAGATCCAGCGCACCTTTTTTGGCAACATGGTGACCCAGGTGCCCTGCACGGCCTGCCGGGGCCGGGGCTACACCCTTTCCGAGACCTGCTCCACCTGCAAAGGCCAGGGCCGGGTGCGGCGCAGGGAAAGGATACAGATCAACATTCCAGCCGGCATTGATGAGAACCAGCTCCTGCGGGTCTCCGGGATGGGCAACCTGGGGCCGGGCGGGCCGGGCGACCTGTTCGTGCGCCCGCAGATCCACCCCCACCCCCAGCTCAAGCGCGAGGGCTCCAATCTGATTTACGAGCTACGGCTGGGGCTGGCCCAGGCTGCGCTGGGGGCCAGGGTGCTGATACCGGCGCTGGAGGGTGACCTCGAGCTCAGCATCCCCCCCGGCACCCACGATGGCGAGGTCTTCGAGCTCGAGGGCCAGGGCCTGCCCCACCCCGGTAGCCGCAGCCGGGGCAAGCTACAGGTGATCACCCAGATTGCCGTGCCGCAGAACCTTTCCAAGAAAGCCCGTGAGCTTCTGCGCCAGTACGCCCAGGAAGTGGGCGAAGAAGTTGCACCCGAGGGCTTCTGGGACAAGGTGAAGCGGGTGTTTAGGGGGTGA